The DNA window CCAGGCTCAATCCTGCTATAGCGGCTATTCCGTCCCCCAGAATAAATAGCGAAAGAACAATAAACGCTATATGCAGATGATTTCTGAATAATATGGCACAGAGCAAAGATGCCGCAATAACATAGGTACTGCCTGTTGTTTTGGTTTTCTCCTCACTGCGTAACATTGAACCAAAATAAGTGAAGAAAAGTTTCTGTACTGTTTTAGAGCGAAATCTCAACCACTCTATAAGTATAGAGCCTCCAAGCAGAAGGGCCAGAATACCTATGGGGATCGCTACCGGGTAATCCATTCTTGGTATGTAGTAAATACCTGCGGGCATAAGCAGTGCAAAAAAATGAAGCAGTTTACGTGTAATCTCTTCTTTTTGAAGCGGCATTTTGTTCCTTTCCTGTAAGTGAGACTATAAAATATAAGTTGGACAGGTATTAATATAAATCATTTACCAAGAAGAGTAATTAAATCCCATTACGTATCAGCCAACAATCTATTTAACAGTTCTAATTAGTTTACATAATATTTTGTTTGGGCTTGAGACCGGTTTAATCTGTCGCATATCAGTGAGTTAGATAGAAATGCCGGGCTGAACGGCTAGGCTATGCCATAAGCGGCGGGATTGCTGATTAGCAGCTTCCCGCACATGGTACTCCTGTCGCAAGGCCGGCAGGAGTACCATGTTGAACTAACCGTTCCCAGACTGCGCTTTCGTTTAGTTTTGGAATTAATTGTTTTCTGGTTTTCCCTGCAACTTAATGATAAAGGCGCACAGTCTCTCTCACAGACCATTCCCCCACCTCACGACCATTAATTATTTTAAATTTTATCAAATTTTTCTCCTCTAAATACGGTAATAAACATGAAACCTATTATCTTGGCAATGGTGATCTGCGATTACTATTACAGAGATGCTAATACCGGCAAAAGCATTCTTTCAGGCACATTTAGCTCTATAAACAGCGCCTCTTTTCCCTCAAAACATGGTAACTGCGCTGTTTACGTGGCTCTTACAGATGTGGCAACCGGTGGAAAGGCTCAGTTGGAGTTTCGCAGGGAAGGCGGTGGGTTTTCGATGCAGCTCCCATCCTGGAATGTGGAGACTCCGAAAAACCGCAGGGCTGTTGTTGAGATCGGTGGAAACATAAATGGTCTTCCTCTTCCGGAAGAGGGAGATTATGAGTTTGTGCTTAAATGGAACGATCAGGAAATTGCACAGCGACGGTTAAGTGCTGTTAAAGTAAACATAGAACCACCCCGGCCCCAATAATCCTTAGCCGGGAAAGCAAAAACCCTTACAAGGAAAAGAAAAAGATGGATGTTCCTGCAATTCTAATAAAAATCACCGGTTTAGTACTCTTTCTGTGGACGGTTCGTAATATCTACAAACACATAAAAACCAAGCGTGCAAACCGTGGGAACAATGAAAAAAACCAGTCTCAGTCTGAACAGATCTTTAACAGTCTCCTTCTCTATGTCTGGCTGGCATTCATGACCGCCTTTTCTCTGGGGATGATATTCAATAACTGAAACTGCTTTCCTCTGCTCAATTTGCCTACATAACCCCGGGCATGTTTTTTCCTATACATTAATCAGTTGTTAATGTATCCTTACTATAAATTGTGGTAACCTATGAAATTTGAATTAAACTCAAACTATAAACCGGCTGGAGATCAGCCTGAGGCGATTGAACAACTCACCAATAGTCTCAATCGCGGAGTGCGGGACCAGGTCCTTTTGGGTGTTACTGGGTCAGGTAAAACATTTACCATGGCCAATGTAATAGAGAAACTGCAGATGCCTGCATTGATCATTTCTCATAACAAAACGCTTGCTGCTCAGCTCTTTCAGGAGTTCAGGGATTTTTTTCCCAACAATGCAGTTGAATATTTTGTGAGCTTTTATGATTATTATCAGCCTGAAGCATACATCCCCTCTACAGATACATTCATCGCAAAAAGCTCACTTATTAACGAGGAGATTGACCGGTTACGCCTTAAAGCCACAAGCTCACTGCTTTCACGTAACGATGTTATTATTGTGGCAAGCGTTTCATGTATCTATGGTATCGGATCTCCTGATGCCTACCTCTCCTCAAGTATAAAAATAAACTGTGGGGATCGGCTCAGCAGAAGAAGCTTTCTCCTTAAACTGACCGATATGCAGTATCTAAGAAATGATATATCGCTGCAAAGAGGTACTTTTCGGGTAAAGGGAGATGTAATCGAGATACAGCCAGCATATGAAGAAAACGGCCTCAGAATTGAAACATTCGGTGACGAAGTCGAATCTATAAGTCTCATTTCAACTGTGAGCGGCAAAGTATTGCAGAAACTGGATCACATCACCATCTTTCCTGCAAAACACTACATGACCACCGGGGTCACCATGGACGAGGCGATTCTTGAAATAGAGAACGAACTTAACGGGCAACTTGGGGTGCTAAGATCTCAAAACAAGCAGGTTGAAGCACAGCGGCTGGAACAGCGCACCCGCTATGATATTGAGATGCTGCGTGAAGTAGGTTATGTTAACGGAATTGAAAATTACTCTCGAATTCTTGATGGAAGAGAACCGGGCAGCCGCCCATACACGTTAATAGACTTTTTCTCCAAACCCTATCTCACCATTATAGATGAATCCCATGTAACTATACCACAGATTAGGGGTATGTATAACGGTGACAGGGCCAGAAAACAAACACTGGTTGAACATGGCTTCAGACTCCCCTGTGCTCTTGATAACAGGCCTCTTAAATGGAACGAGTTCGAAAAAACGCTCGATTACTCCATCTACGTTTCCGCCACTCCCGGTGATTACGAACTGGAGAAAAGTGAGGGTGTTTTCGTCGAACAGGTGATAAGACCAACATTTCTGGTTGATCCTCCCATAAAGGTCAAACCTGCTGTTAATCAGGTTGATGACCTTATTGAGGAGCTGCGAATCACCGTTGAGAGAAAAGAACGGGCGCTTGTTACCACGCTGACTAAAAAGATGGCCGAGGATCTGACCCAATATCTGGAAAATCTGGATTTCAAAGTCAGGTACCTGCACTCCGAAATCGACACCCTCGAGAGAACTGAAATCCTTAGAAAACTACGCAAGGGTGAATTCGATATTCTCATTGGAATCAACCTGTTAAGGGAGGGACTGGACTTGCCGGAAGTGGCTCTGGTGGCTATCCTCGATGCCGATAAGGAGGGTTTTTTACGCTCTGAGCGCTCAATTGTTCAGATTACAGGCCGTGCGGCAAGAAATATCGATGGAAGAATAATTCTGTATGCTGATAAAATTACAGATTCTATTGAAAAGGCAATGAATGAGAGTAACAGGAGAAGAAAAAAACAGCTCTCATATAACAAAGAACATGGAATCACACCAAAAAGTGTAGTACGTAAGATAGATGAACAGCTTACATTTTA is part of the Chitinispirillum alkaliphilum genome and encodes:
- a CDS encoding Cytidylyltransferase, translated to MPLQKEEITRKLLHFFALLMPAGIYYIPRMDYPVAIPIGILALLLGGSILIEWLRFRSKTVQKLFFTYFGSMLRSEEKTKTTGSTYVIAASLLCAILFRNHLHIAFIVLSLFILGDGIAAIAGLSLGRIKIGKKSLEGSIACFALCLLLIYGVFPFLPGILDSWGNRVPLIFALIISFSITILELFPIKINSRLTFNDNLAVPVITGYVVLALEKILL
- a CDS encoding Excinuclease ABC subunit B, which gives rise to MKFELNSNYKPAGDQPEAIEQLTNSLNRGVRDQVLLGVTGSGKTFTMANVIEKLQMPALIISHNKTLAAQLFQEFRDFFPNNAVEYFVSFYDYYQPEAYIPSTDTFIAKSSLINEEIDRLRLKATSSLLSRNDVIIVASVSCIYGIGSPDAYLSSSIKINCGDRLSRRSFLLKLTDMQYLRNDISLQRGTFRVKGDVIEIQPAYEENGLRIETFGDEVESISLISTVSGKVLQKLDHITIFPAKHYMTTGVTMDEAILEIENELNGQLGVLRSQNKQVEAQRLEQRTRYDIEMLREVGYVNGIENYSRILDGREPGSRPYTLIDFFSKPYLTIIDESHVTIPQIRGMYNGDRARKQTLVEHGFRLPCALDNRPLKWNEFEKTLDYSIYVSATPGDYELEKSEGVFVEQVIRPTFLVDPPIKVKPAVNQVDDLIEELRITVERKERALVTTLTKKMAEDLTQYLENLDFKVRYLHSEIDTLERTEILRKLRKGEFDILIGINLLREGLDLPEVALVAILDADKEGFLRSERSIVQITGRAARNIDGRIILYADKITDSIEKAMNESNRRRKKQLSYNKEHGITPKSVVRKIDEQLTFYKSETEAVAVAAEQTAPYESKPKQKKSGKRKLEKLQKEMAEAAKNLDFEKAAELRDMIFKLKQKD